A genomic segment from Tachysurus fulvidraco isolate hzauxx_2018 chromosome 21, HZAU_PFXX_2.0, whole genome shotgun sequence encodes:
- the prlra gene encoding prolactin receptor a isoform X1, with amino-acid sequence MYNNIERGQISNFICFQRKDSEESVPMMGLHAGLLLVLFLVGSSAAAGGLQAPDQPRNLTCRSPEKETFTCWWKPGDAGDLNTTYALYYSLEGSDKVYECPDYKSAGPNSCFFNKSDTSLWVHYNITVMATNSMGSSISEPLQVDVAQIVQPNTPERVKVKVMNDEEMKAPVLRVTWEKPQSADTRSGWITLIYQLRVKQIKGDNWEEYNAGMQKYYNVFSLLSGKEYMVQVRCKPDHGFWSEWTSPVYIQMPEFLYKEHSVWILVAVFSAVVLLIITWTINLKRNIVKRCLLPPVPGPKIKGFDKQLLKNGKSEEVLNALVIHSFPPTKYEELLVDYLEVYDNDETHNLVLDSKDPHVESVNSTITSSDSDSGRGSCDSRTLLLDKSTQGRNLGGTKQGGWGSEEPGSPIREEGKGRMWNNVFSAPRPHPEHHYYQQDLHLQQPHDTKCTYHNIPEISCISSSVHISRTVENHLEELLIKPRVCGRFQTDCTDGVVMQSAESQPTEYVEVQTVDQENVLHVQPLSDPEERRQELSDSSPGENYSKVRDVISDNLLLLQSDVSIVPQGCQCQTIHQENHQTCKHSTVLSLSSILQPGNGYVDSTVMTS; translated from the exons ATGTATAACAACATAGAGCGAGGACAGATTTCGAACTTTATCTGTTTCCAGAGGAAAGACTCCGAG GAATCCGTTCCCATGATGGGGCTCCATGCTGGACTTCTCCTGGTTTTGTTCCTCGTGGGTTCCTCAGCAGCAGCTG gaGGTCTCCAGGCTCCTGATCAACCGCGAAACTTGACTTGTCGCTCGCCCGAGAAGGAGACGTTTACGTGTTGGTGGAAGCCGGGTGACGCTGGAGACCTGAACACCACCTACGCTCTCTACTACAGCCTGGAGGG atcaGACAAGGTGTACGAGTGTCCAGATTATAAGTCAGCAGGACCGAACTCATGTTTCTTCAATAAGAGTGACACGTCCCTGTGGGTGCATTATAACATCACCGTCATGGCTACAAACTCCATGGGCAGCAGCATCTCCGAGCCCCTTCAGGTGGACGTGGCCCAAATCG ttcAGCCCAACACTCctgagagagtgaaagtgaaGGTGATGAATGATGAAGAGATGAAAGCACCGGTCCTGCGCGTGACGTGGGAGAAGCCGCAGTCGGCAGACACTCGCTCCGGCTGGATCACACTCATCTATCAGCTCCGTGTTAAACAGATCAAAGGTGACAACTgggag gagtacAACGCTGGTATGCAGAAATACTACAACGTCTTCAGTCTGCTCTCAGGTAAAGAGTACATGGTGCAGGTTCGCTGTAAACCTGACCACGGCTTCTGGAGCGAATGGACGAGTCCCGTCTACATCCAGATGCCTGAGT TCCTGTATAAGGAGCACTCAGTGTGGATCCTGGTGGCTGTGTTTTCAGCCGTCGTCCTCCTCATAATCACCTGGACCATAAACCTTAAGCGGAACAT tGTAAAACGTTGTCTGCTGCCTCCTGTCCCTGGACCCAAAATCAAAGGCTTTGataaacagctgctcaaa AACGGGAAATCAGAGGAAGTGTTGAACGCGCTGGTGATCCACAGTTTTCCACCAACCAAGTACGAGGAGCTGCTAGTGGATTATCTGGAGGTTTACGACAACGATGAGACGCACAACTTGGTTTTGGACTCCAAGGATCCACATGTGGAGTCTGTGAACTCCACCATCACGTCGTCAGACAGCGATTCTGGACGAGGGAGCTGTGACAGCCGAACCCTGCTGCTGGACAAGAGCACACAGGGACGGAACCTGGGCGGAACCAAGCAGGGGGGCTGGGGTTCTGAAGAGCCCGGTTCTCCGAtcagagaagaaggaaaaggcCGGATGTGGAATAACGTGTTCTCGGCTCCTCGGCCGCACCCCGAGCACCACTATTATCAGCAGGACCTCCATTTACAGCAGCCGCATGACACCAAATGCACCTACCACAACATCCCTGAGATTTCCTGCATCTCCTCATCTGTCCACATCAGCAGAACTGTGGAAAATCATCTGGAGGAGCTTCTGATCAAACCTCGGGTCTGCGGACGCTTTCAGACTGACTGCACGGACGGCGTCGTGATGCAGTCTGCTGAATCCCAACCCACAGAATACGTAGAGGTGCAGACGGTGGATCAGGAAAACGTCCTCCACGTTCAGCCGCTCTCCGACCCCGAGGAGCGAAGGCAGGAACTTTCTGACTCCTCACCTGGTGAGAATTACAGCAAGGTGCGGGATGTGATCTCAGATAATCTGCTTCTGCTTCAGAGTGACGTGAGCATTGTACCGCAGGGATGTCAATGCCAAACCATTCATCAGGAGAACCATCAGACCTGTAAACACAGCACCGTCCTGTCCTTATCCTCCATTCTGCAGCCAGGGAACGGATATGTCGACTCGACCGTGATGACTTCCTAA
- the prlra gene encoding prolactin receptor a isoform X2: MMGLHAGLLLVLFLVGSSAAAGGLQAPDQPRNLTCRSPEKETFTCWWKPGDAGDLNTTYALYYSLEGSDKVYECPDYKSAGPNSCFFNKSDTSLWVHYNITVMATNSMGSSISEPLQVDVAQIVQPNTPERVKVKVMNDEEMKAPVLRVTWEKPQSADTRSGWITLIYQLRVKQIKGDNWEEYNAGMQKYYNVFSLLSGKEYMVQVRCKPDHGFWSEWTSPVYIQMPEFLYKEHSVWILVAVFSAVVLLIITWTINLKRNIVKRCLLPPVPGPKIKGFDKQLLKNGKSEEVLNALVIHSFPPTKYEELLVDYLEVYDNDETHNLVLDSKDPHVESVNSTITSSDSDSGRGSCDSRTLLLDKSTQGRNLGGTKQGGWGSEEPGSPIREEGKGRMWNNVFSAPRPHPEHHYYQQDLHLQQPHDTKCTYHNIPEISCISSSVHISRTVENHLEELLIKPRVCGRFQTDCTDGVVMQSAESQPTEYVEVQTVDQENVLHVQPLSDPEERRQELSDSSPGENYSKVRDVISDNLLLLQSDVSIVPQGCQCQTIHQENHQTCKHSTVLSLSSILQPGNGYVDSTVMTS; encoded by the exons ATGATGGGGCTCCATGCTGGACTTCTCCTGGTTTTGTTCCTCGTGGGTTCCTCAGCAGCAGCTG gaGGTCTCCAGGCTCCTGATCAACCGCGAAACTTGACTTGTCGCTCGCCCGAGAAGGAGACGTTTACGTGTTGGTGGAAGCCGGGTGACGCTGGAGACCTGAACACCACCTACGCTCTCTACTACAGCCTGGAGGG atcaGACAAGGTGTACGAGTGTCCAGATTATAAGTCAGCAGGACCGAACTCATGTTTCTTCAATAAGAGTGACACGTCCCTGTGGGTGCATTATAACATCACCGTCATGGCTACAAACTCCATGGGCAGCAGCATCTCCGAGCCCCTTCAGGTGGACGTGGCCCAAATCG ttcAGCCCAACACTCctgagagagtgaaagtgaaGGTGATGAATGATGAAGAGATGAAAGCACCGGTCCTGCGCGTGACGTGGGAGAAGCCGCAGTCGGCAGACACTCGCTCCGGCTGGATCACACTCATCTATCAGCTCCGTGTTAAACAGATCAAAGGTGACAACTgggag gagtacAACGCTGGTATGCAGAAATACTACAACGTCTTCAGTCTGCTCTCAGGTAAAGAGTACATGGTGCAGGTTCGCTGTAAACCTGACCACGGCTTCTGGAGCGAATGGACGAGTCCCGTCTACATCCAGATGCCTGAGT TCCTGTATAAGGAGCACTCAGTGTGGATCCTGGTGGCTGTGTTTTCAGCCGTCGTCCTCCTCATAATCACCTGGACCATAAACCTTAAGCGGAACAT tGTAAAACGTTGTCTGCTGCCTCCTGTCCCTGGACCCAAAATCAAAGGCTTTGataaacagctgctcaaa AACGGGAAATCAGAGGAAGTGTTGAACGCGCTGGTGATCCACAGTTTTCCACCAACCAAGTACGAGGAGCTGCTAGTGGATTATCTGGAGGTTTACGACAACGATGAGACGCACAACTTGGTTTTGGACTCCAAGGATCCACATGTGGAGTCTGTGAACTCCACCATCACGTCGTCAGACAGCGATTCTGGACGAGGGAGCTGTGACAGCCGAACCCTGCTGCTGGACAAGAGCACACAGGGACGGAACCTGGGCGGAACCAAGCAGGGGGGCTGGGGTTCTGAAGAGCCCGGTTCTCCGAtcagagaagaaggaaaaggcCGGATGTGGAATAACGTGTTCTCGGCTCCTCGGCCGCACCCCGAGCACCACTATTATCAGCAGGACCTCCATTTACAGCAGCCGCATGACACCAAATGCACCTACCACAACATCCCTGAGATTTCCTGCATCTCCTCATCTGTCCACATCAGCAGAACTGTGGAAAATCATCTGGAGGAGCTTCTGATCAAACCTCGGGTCTGCGGACGCTTTCAGACTGACTGCACGGACGGCGTCGTGATGCAGTCTGCTGAATCCCAACCCACAGAATACGTAGAGGTGCAGACGGTGGATCAGGAAAACGTCCTCCACGTTCAGCCGCTCTCCGACCCCGAGGAGCGAAGGCAGGAACTTTCTGACTCCTCACCTGGTGAGAATTACAGCAAGGTGCGGGATGTGATCTCAGATAATCTGCTTCTGCTTCAGAGTGACGTGAGCATTGTACCGCAGGGATGTCAATGCCAAACCATTCATCAGGAGAACCATCAGACCTGTAAACACAGCACCGTCCTGTCCTTATCCTCCATTCTGCAGCCAGGGAACGGATATGTCGACTCGACCGTGATGACTTCCTAA